Proteins from one Fragaria vesca subsp. vesca linkage group LG6, FraVesHawaii_1.0, whole genome shotgun sequence genomic window:
- the LOC101294787 gene encoding uncharacterized protein LOC101294787 encodes MEALCDFPSPLQVLFRTGRCCNVNDSSFKLTCQYPLRLVRTKLAFSQKLFICRARFADSGIEGTFNLKLVSPALLAAEKEEAKAVLMLFLKKQGLSHTPAARTINKSELFIDHLVDRLHSVHKSRYLVGRELTTLEIREALIPYLESLLEEHGIYMVDVVESFPDAPVKAKPVAPVIKSQSSVDLKKLKAISRVSEIGPAGKLPSHIQYLLELGMDLDQIKGIARRFPSFAYYSLEGKIKPTVEFLLDLGVPKSDIPTILFKRPQLCGISLYENIMPTMRFLENLGVDKKQWAKVIYRFPALLTYSRQKVKTTVDFLYEMGLSEEIIGKVLTRCPNIISYSVEDKLRPTAEYFRSLGVDVGVLLHRSPTVFGLSIEANLKPVTDFFIERGYTMEEIGTMLSRYGALYTFSLTENLMPKWEFFLTMDYPKSELVKFPQYFGYSLVERIKPRYALMKECGVMLLLNQLLSLSASNFDKALKKKIEKMAAANGEDPNTDVVL; translated from the exons ATGGAAGCTTTATGTGACTTTCCTTCTCCTCTGCAAGTTTTGTTCAGAACTGGAAG GTGTTGCAATGTGAATGATTCAAGCTTCAAGCTGACGTGTCAATACCCACTGAGGCTTGTGAG GACGAAACTTGCTTTCTCTCAAAAGCTCTTCATCTGTCGAGCAAGGTTTG CGGACTCTGGGATAGAAGGGACATTTAACTTAAAACTGGTATCTCCAGCTCTTTTAGCAGCTGAGAAAGAAGAAGCTAAAGCTGTCCTGATGTTGTTCTTGAAGAAACAAGGTCTCAGCCATACACCTGCCGCAAGAACCATAAACAAGTCGGAGCTTTTCATTGATCACCTTGTCGATAGGCTTCATTCTGTTCATAAATCCCGGTATCTAGTAG GACGTGAGCTAACCACTCTTGAGATAAGGGAGGCTCTAATCCCTTACCTTGAATCCCTTCTAGAGGAGCATGGTATTTATATGGTAGATGTGGTGGAAAGCTTTCCTGATGCACCAGTTAAAGCAAAGCCAGTTGCACCGGTTATTAAATCCCAGTCATCTGTTGACTTGAAGAAGTTGAAAGCCATATCTAGAGTGAGTGAGATAGGCCCAGCTGGGAAGCTTCCATCTCATATCCAATACCTTTTAGAGCTTGGAATGGATCTCGATCAAATAAAGGGTATTGCGCGCAGATTTCCATCTTTTGCCTACTACAGTTTGGAGGGGAAGATAAAACCAACTGTTGAGTTTCTCCTTGATCTTGGGGTCCCAAAATCTGATATTCCTACAATCCTCTTTAAGAGGCCTCAGCTGTGCGGGATCAGTCTTTATGAGAATATTATGCCAACCATGAGATTCTTAGAAAACCTAGGTGTGGACAAGAAACAGTGGGCAAAAGTGATATACCGCTTTCCAGCCCTTCTCACATATAGCAGGCAGAAGGTGAAAACAACAGTAGATTTCCTCTATGAAATGGGCCTTTCAGAAGAGATCATAGGTAAGGTCTTAACAAGGTGCCCGAACATAATTAGTTACAGTGTCGAGGACAAGTTACGGCCCACAGCTGAGTACTTTCGCTCACTAGGGGTGGATGTTGGTGTTCTTCTGCATCGATCTCCCACAGTGTTTGGCCTTAGTATAGAGGCCAACTTGAAGCCTGTGACAGATTTTTTCATTGAGAGGGGATATACTATGGAAGAAATTGGGACAATGCTTTCAAGGTATGGAGCCTTATATACGTTCAGCTTGACAGAGAACTTGATGCCGAAATGGGAGTTCTTTTTGACCATGGATTATCCAAAATCAGAGCTGGTTAAATTCCCTCAATACTTTGGTTATAGTTTGGTAGAACGGATTAAACCAAGATATGCACTTATGAAGGAATGTGGAGTGATGTTACTATTGAACCAGTTGTTATCGCTATCTGCTTCTAACTTTGATAAGGCTCTTAAAAAGAAAATTGAGAAAATGGCGGCTGCCAATGGTGAAGATCCCAACACAGATGTTGTACTATGA
- the LOC101295070 gene encoding F-box protein At5g07610-like has protein sequence MVQGPKCCSSSSLAETVADYEDILTEILLRVPARPLVRFKCVSKHWLFLISDPKFCHRHMLKNPHPPISAFFSQKSSEFGFVPLHFDHDPTSIRTRGNQNLIESARSCNPLDFVHSLHSIKIVQSCNGLFLCCLHPPRYSYPTRASTLVYYVLNPTTNKFTTLTPPAAAAATTSDPRIFGYALAFDPSKSPHYKVVFLWCVDEPIAGHWCPYHRIEIYSSETQSWRLLDSSFNTQPQVVYKVGVYCNGAVHWVGVDCEMSYYHIDEERVGFVDGFARDDGGTSFFTRQSRYFRESHGGGRLHLIDIHIQCHTRFQVLEMGKDYSGWFVKYNVDLDPLCTAYLHIPQNLFVILSLAPEENEQDEETSSVLLLHTPGKVISFNLRNNTFKSIDLNPKVGVDESFCRVGRWNYRYVESLAVV, from the coding sequence ATGGTGCAGGGACCAAAATGCTGTAGCAGCAGCAGCTTAGCAGAAACCGTAGCAGACTATGAAGATATCCTTACCGAAATCCTTTTGCGTGTGCCAGCTCGACCTCTGGTCCGCTTCAAATGCGTCTCCAAGCACTGGCTCTTTCTTATTTCCGACCCCAAGTTCTGTCATCGCCATATGCTAAAGAATCCACACCCGCCCATTTCCGCCTTCTTTTCTCAGAAGTCCAGCGAGTTTGGTTTTGTCCCTCTCCACTTTGATCATGATCCGACTAGTATTAGAACACGCGGGAACCAAAACCTAATTGAGTCTGCAAGGTCCTGCAATCCTCTGGATTTCGTACACAGCCTACACAGCATTAAGATTGTCCAGTCCTGCAATGGCCTCTTCTTGTGCTGTCTCCATCCTCCACGATACTCTTACCCAACTAGAGCTAGTACACTTGTTTATTATGTTCTCAATCCCACAACCAACAAGTTCACCACACTTACTCCTCCAGCAGCTGCTGCTGCCACTACCAGTGATCCTCGAATCTTTGGCTACGCTTTGGCTTTTGACCCTTCCAAATCACCTCATTACAAAGTGGTCTTCCTTTGGTGTGTTGACGAACCAATTGCAGGCCACTGGTGCCCGTACCATCGCATAGAGATATATTCGTCTGAGACTCAAAGTTGGAGGCTTCTCGATTCTTCTTTCAACACTCAACCTCAAGTCGTCTACAAAGTTGGTGTATACTGCAATGGCGCAGTTCATTGGGTAGGCGTTGATTGTGAGATGTCGTACTATCACATAGATGAAGAACGTGTGGGATTCGTTGATGGTTTCGCTAGGGATGACGGCGGGACGAGTTTCTTTACGAGGCAGTCTAGATATTTTAGGGAGTCTCATGGTGGTGGCCGTTTGCATCTTATTGATATTCATATACAATGTCATACTAGATTTCAAGTCCTGGAGATGGGGAAAGACTACTCTGGCTGGTTTGTCAAATACAATGTTGATCTTGATCCCTTATGCACCGCTTACCTGCACATCCCACAGAATCTTTTTGTTATTCTGTCGCTTGCTCCGGAGGAAAATGAACAAGATGAGGAAACTTCATCTGTGTTGCTGCTGCATACTCCTGGTAAAGTCATCTCTTTTAATCTTAGGAATAACACCTTCAAATCTATTGATTTAAATCCCAAGGTCGGTGTTGATGAATCCTTTTGCCGAGTTGGTAGGTGGAATTATCGATATGTTGAGAGTTTGGCTGTTGTGTAA
- the LOC101295360 gene encoding sister chromatid cohesion 1 protein 2-like, translating into MVYSQSLLARRGPLGAVWVAAYCFKKLKKTQITDTDILASIDKILQDEWDGVAYRVLAYLLLGVVRIYSRKVECLFDDCNKVLIDIKKFVVSTNDNAPTEVVCASVTIPDTFELDAFDMGSLEDVSSAHLASHKEITLIECADWNGIERLSSEMYDHVEFGACHSIFSTYYSPVRSVLSSHLMDFHMELRTSSNDESEEIVKQLQWHRFSQEECANSNTFLGIEKEPQNQFKQCGEHNETNGEMIKTPDIVVMPEDGIQEEVQNHEILGGNDREPSCHVITGEDHQSDREEMMELDLVQPENLWGQEHSLRNLKAQEKSMDLDVLCGAKKPQDRVCSYGEENLNAEPAKVLDMMSPDTMKNIPEEDPESFSVEYDGAKKPQELVCSYGEENLNAEPAKVLDMMAPDTMKNIPEEDPESVSVEYDGSPDAKQPDALGVTTPKLVAVPRPASKRSAQISRKRKCVFDDIVMLPSEVIRQSIHDASDLVAKRRKVPKNAHAVWQTCQIRNLAQNFLEPLISNVSQELRSLLCKRKLRKLKITPEKLDLLNCQRTGISEQIEVVETGTVEPIEDSDVLEYPCAVTLEQAEIAPDTPVLRPKSIKSFHSPKSPEVPDIDLVRPETSGRLEKEPSMGAEQEIPSGNVEEIPSLDRDQEHDFNLLTEEAEICEGVSPEPDGCSVRTRKVARYLHSHFTIYKSRGEKEVNLLEVAERRTKKESARLFYETLVLKTRGFVDVKQADPYGDILIWKLPKWEQMWGDNTVNKASTSETMLLCP; encoded by the exons ATGGTCTATTCACAGAGCTTGTTAGCAAGAAGAGGGCCTTTGGGCGCCGTATGGGTAGCTGCTTATTGTTTCAAGAAGCTTAAGAAGACCCAGATCACAGACACTGACATTTTAGCCTCTATTG ATAAAATTCTACAGGATGAATGGGATGGTGTCGCATATAGAGTACTAGCCTACCTACTTCTTGGTGTTGTTCGAATATACTCAAGAAAAGTGGAATGTCTTTTTGATGACTGCAATAAAGTGCTAATAGATATCAAGAAATTTGTTGTTAGCACAAATGATAATGCACCTACAGAAGTGGTCTGTGCGTCTGTTACCATACCAGACACATTTGAACTTGATGCTTTTGATATGGGGAGCCTTGAAGATGTCAGTAG CGCACATTTGGCGTCTCACAAAGAAATCACGCTTATAG AATGTGCAGACTGGAATGGAATAGAACGACTTTCATCAGAAATG TATGATCATGTGGAATTTGGTGCCTGCCACAGTATTTTCTCTACTTATTACTCCCCAGTCAGAAG TGTACTTTCATCTCACCTGATGGACTTTCATATGGAGTTAAGAACATCAAGTAATGATGAGTCGGAAGAAATTGTAAAACAGCTTCAATGGCATAGGTTCTCTCAAGAAGAATGTGCCAACAGCAATACATTTCTTGGCATTGAGAAAGAACCTCAAAACCAATTCAAGCAATGTGGTGAACATAATGAAACTAATGGAGAAATGATAAAGACTCCAGATATAGTAGTAATGCCTGAAGATGGAATTCAGGAAGAAGTTCAGAACCATGAGATCCTTGGTGGGAATGATAGAGAACCTTCCTGCCATGTGATAACTGGTGAGGATCATCAAAGTGATCGAGAGGAGATGATGGAATTAGACTTGGTGCAACCAGAAAATTTGTGGGGCCAAGAGCATAGTCTAAGAAACTTAAAAGCTCAAGAAAAATCTATGGACCTTGATGTGCTCTGTGGGGCCAAGAAACCTCAAGACCGTGTTTGTTCTTATGGAGAAGAGAATCTTAATGCAGAGCCAGCTAAGGTACTGGACATGATGTCACCAGATACCATGAAAAATATTCCGGAAGAAGATCCAGAATCCTTCTCAGTTGAATATGATGGGGCCAAGAAACCTCAAGAACTTGTTTGTTCTTATGGAGAAGAGAATCTTAATGCAGAGCCAGCTAAGGTACTGGACATGATGGCACCAGATACCATGAAAAATATTCCGGAAGAAGATCCAGAATCCGTCTCAGTTGAATATGATGGCAGTCCTGATGCCAAGCAGCCAGATGCTCTAG GGGTTACTACACCAAAATTGGTGGCTGTTCCCAGACCAGCTTCTAAGCGGTCGGCTCAAATCTCTAGGAAAAGAAAATGTGTATTTGATGATATAGTAATGCTGCCTAGCGA GGTAATAAGGCAAAGCATACATGATGCTAGTGACTTGGTTGCTAAAAGAAGAAAAGTTCCCAAAAATGCTCATGCTGTTTGGCAAACTTGTCAAATTAGAAATCTTGCCCAGAATTTCTTGGAGCCATTGATATCTA ACGTTTCGCAAGAGCTGAGGTCCCTTTTATGCAAAAGGAAACTTAGGAAACTAAAGATTACCCCAGAGAAGCTAGATTTGTTGAACTGTCAAAGGACTGGTATATCAGAGCAAATAGAGGTCGTAGAAACGGGAACTGTTGAACCTATTGAAGACTCAGATGTGTTGGAATATCCATGTGCTGTTACATTAGAACAAGCTGAAATTGCACCAGATACTCCTGTTCTTCGCCCAAAATCAATCAAATCATTTCATAGTCCAAAGAGTCCTGAGGTTCCTGATATTGATCTAGTAAGACCCGAGACATCTGGAAGATTAGAAAAAGAGCCATCTATGGGAGCAGAGCAAGAAATCCCTTCTGGAAATGTAGAAGAAATACCATCTCTGGATAGAGATCAAGAACATGACTTCAATTTGTTGACTGAG GAGGCTGAAATTTGTGAAGGAGTTAGTCCTGAACCCG ACGGGTGTTCAGTGAGAACCAG AAAGGTGGCGAGGTACTTGCACAGTCACTTTACGATTTACAAAAGTCGTGGAGAAAAAGAAGTGAACTTGTTAGAGGTTGCAGAACGAAGAACCAAGAAAGAAAGTGCAAGGCTATTCTATGAGACACTG GTGTTGAAAACTAGAGGGTTTGTGGATGTGAAGCAAGCTGATCCCTACGGCGACATTCTGATATGGAAACTCCCCAAATGGGAGCAAATGTGGGGAGACAATACAGTCAATAAAGCCAGTACTTCTGAAACCATGTTACTTTGTCCATAG
- the LOC101295647 gene encoding sister chromatid cohesion 1 protein 2-like, which yields MFYSQCLLSSKGRLGSIWVAAYCFKKLKKAQVAETDISASIDKILKDDWDVIAYRILAYLLLGVVRIYSKKVEYLFDDCHDVLTEINKFVVSTKEKEDTDTLRAPYDSVTLPERFELDAFDFGILEDVSGGNVVSYEAITLKDCPKGNAGQFPSDMYDYEEFGACHGIFSANYIPDKDVLPFDGMELDMEIRTSSNEADPDVNMENPQDSRFLQEETNGDQIKVPDMSLPEDGTEGEARPEKLPDVRSEEKGLNHESFRGIEEEPLNQVEPFGEDQVTNVEQIKAPAISQSVDGIQEEASLKPSCHVTSSAEDHQINQEEVNMQSENQMCPLTTEDGILSNFKADRENLKNCTSAQEENMDLGKSCDFKKPEEPAFLSGDENHKDGEPEKLHDMIPPDNMNCQINARKDLEALGVTTPKLRRVIPTPAIRKAARISRKRKRRCRIDEITVLPNAVIKQSINDASDLVSKRRKVPETALDAWKTCQIRNLSQTFLEPFIPSVSEEIRSLFHRSVIDSAETAEPPVKPDVFEPPSAGRPEQVEITPEPPVLEHMEIEPSKEP from the exons ATGTTTTACTCACAATGCTTGTTATCGAGCAAAGGGCGTTTAGGCTCCATTTGGGTTGCTGCTTATTGTTTCAAAAAGCTCAAGAAGGCCCAGGTGGCTGAAACTGACATTTCTGCCTCTATTG ATAAAATTTTGAAAGATGATTGGGATGTCATCGCATATAGGATACTGGCCTACCTTCTTCTTGGTGTCGTTCGAATATACTCAAAAAAAGTTGAATACCTTTTTGATGACTGCCATGACGTGCTAACTGAAATCAACAAGTTTGTTGTTAGCACAAAAGAGAAGGAAGATACAGATACTCTTCGTGCGCCTTATGATTCTGTTACCCTACCAGAGAGGTTTGAACTTGATGCATTTGATTTCGGGATCCTTGAAGATGTCAGTGG AGGAAATGTAGTATCCTACGAAGCTATCACACTTAAAG ATTGTCCAAAGGGAAATGCAGGACAATTTCCTTCAGATATG TATGATTATGAGGAATTTGGTGCCTGCCATGGTATCTTTTCTGCCAATTACATTCCAGACAAAGA TGTACTTCCATTTGACGGGATGGAATTGGATATGGAGATAAGGACGTCAAGTAATGAAGCTGACCCAGACGTAAACATGGAGAATCCTCAAGACAGTAGGTTCCTTCAAGAAGAAACTAATGGAGATCAGATAAAGGTTCCAGATATGTCATTGCCTGAAGATGGGACAGAAGGAGAAGCAAGGCCAGAAAAGCTTCCAGACGTTAGGTCTGAGGAAAAAGGTCTGAACCATGAATCATTTCGTGGCATTGAAGAAGAACCCCTAAACCAAGTTGAACCATTTGGTGAAGATCAAGTAACTAATGTGGAGCAAATAAAGGCTCCTGCTATATCACAGTCAGTCGATGGAATTCAAGAAGAAGCAAGCCTGAAACCTTCCTGTCATGTTACATCATCTGCTGAAGATCACCAAATTAATCAGGAGGAAGTTAATATGCAATCCGAAAATCAAATGTGTCCACTTACGACTGAAGATGGCATTCTAAGCAACTTCAAAGCTGACAGGGAAAACCTAAAAAATTGTACATCTGCCCAAGAAGAGAACATGGACCTTGGTAAGTCTTGTGACTTCAAGAAACCTGAAGAACCTGCTTTTTTATCTGGTGACGAGAATCATAAGGATGGAGAGCCAGAAAAGCTACATGACATGATTCCACCGGATAATATGAATTGTCAAATTAATGCGAGAAAAGATTTAGAGGCTCTAG GTGTTACTACACCAAAGTTAAGGAGGGTTATTCCCACACCAGCTATTAGGAAGGCTGCTCGAATCTCAAGGAAAAGGAAAAGGAGATGTCGCATTGATGAAATCACAGTGCTGCCTAATGC GGTAATCAAGCAAAGCATAAATGATGCGAGTGACTTGGTTTCAAAAAGAAGAAAGGTTCCTGAAACTGCCCTTGATGCCTGGAAAACCTGTCAGATTAGAAACCTATCCCAGACTTTTTTGGAACCATTTATACCAA GTGTTTCGGAGGAGATTAGGTCCCTCTTCCACAGAAGTGTAATAGATTCTGCTGAAACTGCTGAACCTCCAGTAAAGCCAGATGTGTTTGAACCTCCAAGTGCTGGAAGACCAGAGCAAGTAGAAATTACACCAGAGCCACCTGTCCTTGAGCATATGGAAATTGAGCCT TCCAAAGAGCCCTGA
- the LOC101296407 gene encoding sister chromatid cohesion 1 protein 2-like gives MGNEQAYPSESLEVPSVHRDLEHDFNLLNEEPNLCEEVNRELDGWSNRTRVVARYLHRQFTNCKNQGKEEVNLLQVSEGKTKKESARLFYETLVLKTNGYVDVKQDESFGDILLRKLDKWDRTWGDGF, from the exons ATGGGAAATGAACAAGCTTACCCATCTGAAAGTTTAGAAGTGCCATCTGTGCATAGGGATTTAGAGCATGATTTCAATTTATTGAATGAG GAGCCTAATTTATGTGAGGAAGTTAACCGTGAACTCG ATGGGTGGTCAAACAGAACCAG AGTGGTTGCAAGGTACTTGCATAGACAATTCACAAATTGTAAAAATCAAGGAAAGGAAGAAGTGAACTTGTTGCAAGTTTCAGAAGGAAAAACGAAGAAAGAAAGTGCAAGGTTGTTCTATGAGACACTG GTGTTGAAAACTAATGGGTATGTGGATGTGAAACAAGATGAATCCTTTGGTGACATTTTGCTCCGGAAACTGGACAAATGGGATCGAACATGGGGAGACGGCTTCTAA
- the LOC101295937 gene encoding beta-glucosidase 29-like, producing MALPLSFSLPTLAPRAPLSSFKRLPSRIPTVKALGVFPSKGIDHKRAIRIRPCSALGDLTSSLTSAVTTTVAVAADTAATVVDTTTTTTTETAEVTRADFPADFKFGCATSAFQTEGSGTEGGRGPATWDSYIQDATVDGTEIAVDSYNRYKDDVQLLKNMGVDTYRFSMSWSRLLPDGTIDGGINQEGIDFYNNFIDELIANGITPFVTLFHFDLPTALNTKYNGFLSIDIVEDFKAYADLCFKTFGDRVKYWATINEPQVWGQYGFTNTAADANAATDPYVSSHNVILAHATAAKLYKNTYQGYLMWALMDCVEMGSGYAVRFGLNYTDYLNDLVRTPKKSAAWLKDFLASTTST from the exons CAAGAGACTACCGAGCCGTATTCCTACAGTGAAAGCCCTAGGAGTGTTCCCATCCAAGGGAATAGATCATAAGAGGGCCATCAGAATTCGACCATGCTCTGCATTGGGAGATCTTACTTCTTCACTCACAAGTGCAGTTACTACTACTGTGGCCGTCGCTGCTGACACCGCGGCCACGGTTGTCGATACCACAACGACCACCACGACCGAAACCGCAGAAGTAACCAGGGCTGATTTTCCTGCTGATTTCAAGTTTGGTTGCGCCACTTCTGCTTTCCAG ACAGAAGGATCTGGAACCGAAGGAGGGAGAGGACCGGCCACATGGGATAGTTACATACAAGATGCCACAGTAGATGGCACAGAAATAGCAGTTGATTCTTACAACCGCTACAAG GACGATGTGCAACTGCTGAAGAATATGGGAGTGGATACATACAGATTCTCCATGTCATGGTCAAGACTATTGCCTG ACGGAACCATAGACGGTGGAATAAACCAGGAGGGCATCGACTTCTACAACAACTTCATCGACGAACTGATCGCAAATG GGATAACTCCATTTGTGACACTGTTCCACTTCGACTTGCCCACAGCACTGAACACCAAGTACAACGGTTTCTTGAGCATTGACATTGT GGAGGATTTCAAAGCATATGCTGATTTGTGTTTCAAAACTTTTGGCGATCGAGTGAAGTACTGGGCTACTATCAATGAGCCTCAAGTATGGGGGCAATACGGCTTCACTAACACTGCTGCGGATGCAAACGCTGCCACTGATCCTTATGTCTCTTCGCATAATGTCATATTAGCCCATGCTACAGCTGCCAAGCTCTACAAGAACACATACCAG GGTTACCTGATGTGGGCACTGATGGACTGCGTGGAGATGGGATCTGGCTACGCAGTTCGGTTTGGCCTCAACTACACTGATTACCTCAATGACTTGGTCCGAACTCCAAAGAAATCCGCCGCCTGGCTCAAAGATTTCTTGGCATCAACCACTTCCACTTGA